The DNA region ACCAACTAACTTCTCCGAGAACGCAGCGAAGACCGAATACGGAAGATGGCGACTTGCTTTACTTCTGCTGACAAATGTTATAAACGCAACAAAACCACGTGTGTAGTAGAAGAGTTGATCTGAAAGCATTTAGCCGAGTAGCATCAAGTTCTGTTGGATGTTAGCATGGCAGGCTAACAACggtacttcttcttctcctggttGACAAACAGCTTCCGggtgcattactgccaccaTCTGGATTGGAGTGTGTCTCAAAACAGATTCAGGACTAAAACATTATATTCTCCTTGTAACTCCGGCATCTATTAGATATATAAAAACAGGCATGTACTCTACTTAACTCCTCGCATTTCTGTAATATTCAGCTCGGTCTGATTAATTTGAAGTGGATATTTAACTTCCTGTCTTCTTTGTTGATATCATTCTAAAACAAAGTATTCTTCAGTGTTTCCATGTATCGTACTTGTTTCAATTCAATCCAGCAGCACCAAGTTACACACACTTATGAATGATAGTCCTCTGAATGTGTaagatgtttttcatcaagatcaccTGACCACATGTTTTCACCCAGATTCATGTTGATGTCCAGGagttttttgttaatttcagACAAACAGATTCAATGTGTGAATGACATAAAATACACTCATCATATTTCAAGAAACTTTAATTAACTGAAAATGCAGTGAAGTATTGAATACACGTTGTACAAAAGAATAACCATTTACAGTGACAGTCATTTAGGACTGTGTACACattaacaacatattttcttctttgttaaagaaagagaaaagaaaaagggaagtcaTCTGTTAATCTGCACCACATACTGTGTTCTTATAAATCTCTGAACCacaaatatttcagatttttacatTTCGATCCACAGTCTTTCCTGACACATATTGACATCTTTCAACATTCAGTGATTagaaaatatcctggatatgccACTTTAACCCAATACATTGCTCTCACCCCCGTCCCCTTCCTGCACCATTTGGTATAAAGTGCTGACACATGAATAAACAAAGAGACATGAAacgtgaaaacatcacttccttTGCAGATGTAAATATCAATGACAGTCACATGAAGAACGTAAACGTGGGCACTTCAGCAAATGTTGTTGACCATCAAAGATATTGTGATGTCTCCTCAATGGGATATTTTCCACATTCAGTTGCAGAGATGCAGTTAATGCAAATGTAGATAATCTCTATTGTGTAGATGTAAGTGAGGAACTtggctgtagttcaatgctttgtgaagttattgaagtctgctactaatcagtggtgatggaacttcataAAACATTGAACTACAAcaaggttcatcacttttttggtCCCATGGAAACATTTCCCGTGTCGTTTTTGCTAACTGTTGTATCACTAATTAATGAATCAATAATAAAGTAACAACTTCTTTGTCAACGCTTGAGCAAATCTTATCCCTCTCGTGTTGCCATGGCGTGGCTTCTCAACTGGAGGATTTCTCCTGTAAACTTTGTATAAACTGGGTAGACAGAGATCTTtccaacattttacaaaaatatcagaTTTGCAATGTGTGGGTGATCAAATGTCGTGTTAGGAGGGATTTGCTCAAAATTCTTTCCCCACAAGTTGTACATAGATATGACTCCTCCCCTTTATGGCTTCTCATGTGGACTTTCAACCTACATCCACATGTAAAACTTTcgcacaagttttgcaagagaaAGGCTTCTCCCCCGATGTGCGTTCTCTCTTGTCTCTTCAGGGCATTTCTCtcgctaaaacttctcccacgaGTTTTGCAAATTAAAGGTTTCTcccccgtgtgtgttctctcgtggatCTTCAAATTTGTGCTAGTTGTGAAACTTTTTCTACACTTTTCGCAAGAATGCAGTTTCTCCCCTGTGTTGTATCACTAATTAATGAATCAATAATTAAGTAACAACTTCTTTGACAACGCTTGAGCAAATCATATCCCTCTCGTGTGGCTTCTCAACTGGATGTATTCTCCTGTGGAGTTTGTATAAACTGGGTAGACAGAGATCTttccaacatttaaaaaaacatatcagTTTTGCAATGTGTGGGtgatcaaatgttttgttagaAGGGATTTGTTCACAAATCTTTCCCCACAAGTTGTACATGGATATGACTCCTCCCCTTTATGGCTTCTCATGTGGACATTCAACCTACATCCACGTGAAAAACttttcccacaagttttgcaagagaaAGGCTGCTCCCCCGTGTGTATTCTCTCGTGGACCTGCAGGGTATTTCTCtggctaaaacttctcccacaagttttgcaagtaaaaggtttctcgcccgtatgtgttctctcgtgtctcttcagggtatttctctggctaaaacttctcccacaagttttgcaagagaaaggcttctcgcccgtgtgtgttctctcgtggtCCAGCAGGGAAGTTCTCAagctaaaacttctcccacaagttttgcaaataaaaggtttctcacccgtgtgtgttctctcgtggatCTGCAGGGTCTTTTTATGGCTAAAAcatctcccacaagttttgcaagaaaaaggtttctcgcccatGTGAGTTCTCTTGTGGATCTGCAGGTCATTTACACGCGTAAAAATGTTCCCACAAGTTATGCAAGGAAAAGGTTTCTCgcacgtgtgtgttctctcgtgccTCTTCAAATTTGTGCTAGTTGTGAAACTTTTTCTACACTTTTCGCAAGAATGCAGTTTCTCCCCTGTGTGGAGTCTCAAATGTCTATTTAATCGTGACTTCCACTTAAAGACTTTTCCACAAGTGTCACACTGGAAAACCTTATTACTCTTGCAGATATTCGGCACAATCTTTGACATGGTAGTGCTACATGCAAGGTTACTGGGACTTGTGCTTTCTTTTGCCCTTGTGATGACATGATGTCCCTTTTCTGATGCCTGCTCTGCATTTTTAACTGATTTTGAGTTTCCATGCTTGAGTCCATTGAGATCTTggctctgagctgagctgtgagAGAGAAGCTGGTGGTCACTTGTCTCTGGTTCACTGTGGTCACTTTCCTTGAAAGTAGGATTCAACAAAACGTTATCTTGAGCCTTCTGCTTCATCACGAGCTGCTCTACTTCCAGGCCaatgcagtgctcctcctgctctttaatctgtggaggttctggctcctcttggtccagactggggttcctctcaaggttccagagctgctggtcagatgGAAACTCGTcctcaataataaaatgttgctcTGGGAGCTCTAGAGGAGACAAAATACAGAAGTAGGTAAATTATACACTAATGatagttatgagtgtgtgcaatttggtgcagatccaagcaaaaatcgagtgaatttaaatgtgttttcaaaaggagacagaccgatgcagtgctcctcctgctgctccttaatctgtggaggttctggctcctcttggtctggactggggttcctctccagcaggtcagcaggaaactcttccTTGATACAGACATGTCgctgtgggagctctggaggagaCAATGGACAGAAGTCATGATAAAAGAGCCCATGTGTTTAGACTAGCAGGGATTATAAGTGTGGTGTATAGTTCGCTAACTCAGGTGATACAGACctattctctgcagctttactACAGGTTTCAAAGTTACATCCAGCAGTCTGCGCTGACGACCGATCTCATCCTCGTACTTTGCGACAGTCGCTTCAAAACATCCAAATatgtcttcagcagcagtgtgtaacctcTCGTTGATAAACTGTCTGAAACTCTGGATTGTTGACATTTCCATTCGAACGCTTTAACCAACTAACTTCTCCGAGAACGCAGCGAAGACCGAATACGGAAGATGGCGACTTGCTTTACTTCTGCTGACAAATGTTATAAACGCAACAAAACCACGTGTGTAGTAGAAGAGTTGATCTGAAAGCATTTAGCCGAGTAGCATCAAGTTCTGTTGGATTTTAGCATGGCAGGCTAACAACATTACTACTTCTTCTCCTAATGACGGTTGAAAAACAGCTTCCGGGCGCATAAATGCCACCTTCTGGATGGAGTGTGTCTCAAAACAAATTCAGGACTAAAACATTATATTCTCCTTGTAACTCCGGCATCTATTAGAGATATAAAACATTCCTGTACTCTACCGAACTCCTCTGCAGCATTTCTGTAATATTCAGCTCGGTCTGATTAATTAGTAGGGGACATTTAACTTCCTGTCTTCTTTGTTGATATCATTCTAAAACAAAGTATTCTTCAATGTTTCCATGTATCGTACTTGTTTCCATTCAATCCAGCAGCACCAAGTTACACACACTTATGAATGATAGTCCTCTGAATGTGTaagatgtttttcatcaagatcaccTGACCACATCTTTTCACCCAGTTTCGTGTTGATGTCAAGGAGTTTTTGGCTAAGTTCAGACAAACAGATTAAATGTGTGAATGACATAAAATACACTCATCATATTTCAAGAAACTTTAATGAACTGAAAATGCAGTGAAGTATTGAATACACGTAGTACACAAGAATAACCATTTACAGTGACAGTCATTTAGGACTGTGTACACattaacaacatattttcttctttgtaaaagaaagagaaaagaaagagggaattCATCTGATAATCTGCACCACATACTGTGTTCTTATAAATCTCTGTACcacaaatatgtcagatttttacATTTCGATCCACAGTCTTTCCTGACACATTGACATCTTTCAACATTCAGTGATTataaaatatcctggatctgTCACTTTAACCCAATACATTGCTCTCACCCCCGTCCCCTTCCTGCACCATTTGGTATAAAGTGCtgacaaatgaataaacaaagagacatgggtgaaaacatcacctccttTGCAGATGTAAATATCATTGACAGCTACATGAGGAACAGAAACTAGGGTACTTCAGCAAATGTTGACAATCAAAGATATTGTGATGTCTCCTCAATGGGATATTTTCCACATTCAGTTGCAGAGATGCAGTTAATGCAAATGTACACAATCTCTCTTGTGTAGCTGTAAGTGATGAACTTGGCTGTAGTTCAATactttgtgaagttattgaagtctgCTACTCATCAGTGGGGATGGAACTTCATAAAGCATTGAATATCAATcaattgtatatatatgtataatatttaTACAATTATAGTAACTGATAATTCATAGAGCTTGATTGCTCCTTCAGTTTTCACTTTGGTCCACAAGGTGGCAGTATTGTACTGCGCAGCTTGAGCTGATGTTTTGATCTGAccagaatattattattatgataatgatgattattgtaattattataaCCATAATTACCATTATTTGTTTCTTGTATCACTCTCactctatgtatctatgtatctatgtatccatgtatctatctatgtatctatctatctatctatctatctatctatctatctatctatctatctatctatctatctatctatctatctatctatctatctatctatctatctatctatctatctatctatctatctatctatctatctatctatctatctttctatctatctatctatctatctatctatctatctatctatctatctatctatctatctatctatctatctatctatctatctatctatctatctatctatctatctatctatctatctatctatctatctatctatctatctatctatctatctatctatctatctatctatctatctatctatctatctatctatctatctatctatctatctatctatctatctatctatctatctatctatctacctatctatctttctatctatctatctatctattcatctatctatcaatctgtCTTCCCTAATTGATATTATGGTttggagaaaagattaaatacattttttacatatatgtttatttgtcTTCGTTTCCAATATGTGAAAACCTTAAAAGTTGGAAGAGGTTTCaatgtatattaatatattaaatatttcaagcAATTCTGCAGCTATATGATAAACTAGGGCCTCGTTCAGTCAAATTTACAACTTGGATGCAATCAAATAATGTCAATTATCAAAAGCCAGGTTAAAGAGATATGTTTTAAAGTCATATTTATGATTTCCACACCTCCAGCAGCTCtcatttatgtatatttatagaGAGATCTCTCAGTACTTTATTTTTATCAAGGAAACTATTATCATGTTTTTACAGCCATTGTTCGCtgtattttgaatttaaaaaatctacAATTGATTAATTTCAAGGACGTTATGCTTTCATTTAAGTTATGTGTCAATGCTGTCTTCCTTTTACAGTGTAAACCTAAAAAAAACTCATCAAGTCAAATTTCAAAGGTTGTCGGTGATTTTTGAGTTACGCAATTGGCGTTATATGTCCCGAGAAATGCTATTGGCAAATTAGTTGTAGATAAAATTGGTAAATTTCCCAATGAACAAAAGGAGgtgggtggagagagacagagagagagagacagagagagacagagagagagagagagacagagagagagagagagagagagagagagagagagaggaggaggatgggaggagaaaGTAGAGGAGGGGATAGCATGAGTGAGGGAGGGAAgtggtagggggggggggggtggtgggaggCCAGGAAGAAAACACCAGTCCTCGTTTTGTCCTCGGAGTTTGGAGACTTTCTGCGCCAGGACGCACGGTAAGAAGACGCGTCTTTCACTGTCCTCGGATGGGGGGACAGGGTGAGGCTGAATTTTGGGGGGAGAAAAAGGGGGGATGGAGGAGAAAGGGCGAACAGGAAGCCAGTGAGCCCTTGTCTCCTCGCTTCCTCGTTGCCGCGTCCCTGCAGGAGTCAGAGAAAGTAACGGAAATaacagaaaagaagagaaaaggtgGAGGAGTCTGTTTCTGAGGAAGGAAAGAACTCTCATCtgcactttctttctttctttctttctttctatccttctttctatttttctttctttctttctttctttctttctttctttctttctttctttctttctttctttctttctttctttctttctttctttctttctttctttcattctcctcttcactTCTCATCAGCGCCACTTCCACAAGCAGCGACAGacttctgttgtgtgtttgacaaAGTTTTTACTCCAACACATTGTTTTGATGCTTGTTGGTAAAAGCACTTATTCATGTCCTGTATTAGTGATAATTGCAGCAGTACTAAAACTGCCTGTTTCCTGGTGTTGTTGCTCAGCAGCTACTTCTGGAtttttcctcttcatcagtgAGTCTTCCTCAAACACGTCTGCAAAACACTCTTTTCTTGTCTGTGAGCACAGATGTTCTTAAACAGTCTGTGGTCCAGAGtcaagttagaaaactttgtgttcatcccacctggtttatctgcagtgaagattttaaaGTCAACTTATTTCTTAAACGCTTCATTACTTCAGTTAATGAACTGTTTGACTGTCAGAGGTCTATTTAAAATACCGAAACAATCTTCAGACCGAAGATCAcaactttttcaaaataaaaacttcatTACCTATATTTGATCTGGTTtatttttggtttcacattgtactTTAGAGATCAGACTGAAGAAGTTTGTCTGACACGTACATCCTGGCATCTTCCCCCTTGTGGTCTgtatacttgacattgattggtctGTAGACGTGTGTCTGTCATCAGCGGGTTGTCAGTTGGTTGTAGTCTTTCtctttgaatggagaaaatgaatgtaGAAGTTAATTTGGTAAATTTGGTTTCCACTGTGATATCGTTATGGTTTTTACTCCCACTATCTTCAGGCGCAGCACTCAACACTAGTTCAAACAAGtggtttcacaataaaaacaaccaacaaaccatggttcagtttgatccagacccagaccACCTCTTCTGGTAGCACTACATTTGGtctgttagggttagggttaaccctaacctGAGAAACACTCACAgggtttgagacagaggctgaagagaggagctgcagcaacagaCAGTATCCGTGCAgtatgtgttttctgaacattacaGCATGTAAACATTTCCAGGTGATAATACTCATAAAATCTGGAATGAGAGTGAGGTAAATTCGCTGTATTTGATTTCAATCAATATCTTCCACCCTGCgtacaaattaatatttaagcCAACTCGGTGTCTCAGCTTGTCGTTGATTCGCTGTTGGACTGAACCTGCGTCGGCCTCAGTAGCAGTCAGAGTCTCTATGGAACATTGGGCAGATTATTAAGTTTTGAAGGTCAATAAAATGTGAGGTTGTTATCAGgtaagatgagaggaggagtggCTCTGTGGCCTGAGAGGTCAGGTGAATAATTCAGAGGTTCGATTGTTCGGGGCTTTTCGGTGCGACGCTCTGGGCTCTTGCTCAAAGCGCAGCGACTGTTTTGTGCCCTTGTGTCATAACTGCTTCTCACTTTCCTCTTGTGTCCGTTGTCAGCTGGAATGAGGTCGTGACGGGGTCGGATGCTTACGTCTGTGTGTACATCTCACAGGTGTTGCATCACACACGCATCCGAGTCACAAATCACTTCACTTCCTAAAGTTCCTAAAGGAATAAAACCTGCACAGGAAGTTATCATCCCAGGTGTGACGCTGCTTTTGGTTTTATGATTAATTTGCTCTTCTGTCGTCGTGAATCAGAGAGTTATGAACTTCCGAGAAAAACATCAATCAGTGACTCACAGAAAACAacctgtgtcagtgtgttgattgAGCCTGGTTGTCGGTTGGATTAACACTGATTCTGTGGAGGCTTGAACATTATGTGAGAGACAGGAACAAGGAAATCTGACAAGTGGGAAAAGAGCAAACCGTCGTCAGGACCCCATTCAGGCTGCCGCACATGATCTGCCTGCTTGATAATCCTCCAGGATCTTCTAAACCTTTAATGTTTGGTGTCTTTATCTCATAAAGTTCCGATGCTATTGACCTTAGACCAAGTATATAAAGattgacaacatgacagctcccgaaaagtgaagccaaagcgtcttgatgACCCCTCCCCCCATCGGCTGGCTGCAATAAAGGTCTTAgctcccacctcctccaggttagtggatgggacatagacCAAAATATCACACCTTAGATAAATATTTCTCgaaaatggtttctgtcattttaggtagttcttatcacactgaggTTTTTTCAGGCTTTAATTTTTCTATTTAGTTGACTCTATTAAAATGTGGGGAAACTCCAATTACTGCTCAGCCG from Limanda limanda chromosome 5, fLimLim1.1, whole genome shotgun sequence includes:
- the LOC133002185 gene encoding zinc finger protein OZF-like, whose product is MSTIQSFRQFINERLHTAAEDIFGCFEATVAKYEDEIGRQRRLLDVTLKPVVKLQRIELPQRHVCIKEEFPADLLERNPSPDQEEPEPPQIKEQQEEHCIELPEQHFIIEDEFPSDQQLWNLERNPSLDQEEPEPPQIKEQEEHCIGLEVEQLVMKQKAQDNVLLNPTFKESDHSEPETSDHQLLSHSSAQSQDLNGLKHGNSKSVKNAEQASEKGHHVITRAKESTSPSNLACSTTMSKIVPNICKSNKVFQCDTCGKVFKWKSRLNRHLRLHTGEKLHSCEKCRKSFTTSTNLKRHERTHTCEKPFPCITCGNIFTRVNDLQIHKRTHMGEKPFSCKTCGRCFSHKKTLQIHERTHTGEKPFICKTCGRSFSLRTSLLDHERTHTGEKPFSCKTCGRSFSQRNTLKRHERTHTGEKPFTCKTCGRSFSQRNTLQVHERIHTGEQPFSCKTCGKSFSRGCRLNVHMRSHKGEESYPCTTCGERFVNKSLLTKHLITHTLQN